A stretch of Bradyrhizobium diazoefficiens DNA encodes these proteins:
- a CDS encoding MarR family winged helix-turn-helix transcriptional regulator, whose protein sequence is MVQAKKAQRPATAVPARSSGSRTMSDSDYAGLAQFRHQIRSFLAFSEAAAAQQGLTPTQHQALLGIKGFVRPGPATAGDVARFLLIRHHSAVELIDRLAKLGLVSRAADPEDARRVHLKLTKKGERKLQALSRKNLEELRRAASPALSRLLKSFRASSKP, encoded by the coding sequence ATGGTTCAGGCAAAGAAGGCGCAACGGCCCGCGACGGCGGTGCCTGCACGGTCTTCGGGCAGCCGCACGATGAGCGATTCCGACTATGCTGGGCTGGCCCAGTTCCGCCACCAGATCCGAAGCTTTCTGGCGTTCAGCGAGGCAGCGGCAGCACAGCAGGGACTGACGCCGACGCAGCATCAGGCGCTGCTCGGGATCAAGGGCTTTGTCCGCCCCGGACCTGCGACGGCCGGCGACGTTGCGCGGTTTCTACTGATCCGGCATCACTCGGCTGTCGAGCTGATCGACCGCCTCGCGAAGCTCGGGCTGGTCAGTCGCGCTGCCGACCCGGAAGATGCCAGGCGCGTTCATCTCAAGCTGACCAAAAAAGGTGAGCGGAAGCTCCAGGCGCTCTCGCGGAAGAACCTTGAGGAGCTGCGTCGAGCTGCGAGCCCGGCGCTGAGCCGGCTCTTGAAGTCATTCCGCGCCTCCAGCAAGCCCTAG